The following are encoded in a window of Arthrobacter woluwensis genomic DNA:
- a CDS encoding M20/M25/M40 family metallo-hydrolase, translated as MSTQESVTPSQGTSPAEAEVVDICRELIRFDTTNFGDNQGPGERKAAEYVAGLMAEVGLEPEIFESAPGRASVVTRMEGQDPSASALVVHGHLDVVPALREQWSVDPFAAEVKDGMIWGRGAVDMKDMDAMILATLRDFARRGIKPKRDLVFAFFADEEAGGDYGARYAVDKRPELFDGATEAISEVGGFSSTIGGKRAYLLQTAEKGLSWLRLVAHGRAGHGSQINTDNAVTRLAAAVARIGQHEWPIELTPTTRQFLDGVTELTGVEFDPDNPEIILKELGTVARFVGATLQNTSNPTLLSGGYKHNVIPETAEALVDCRTLPGQQEQVFETIRQLAGEGIELSYVNKDVSLEVPFAGNLVDAMVDSLKRHDPEATVLPYTLSGGTDNKSLSQLGITGYGFAPLQLPDELDFTGMFHGVDERVPLDSLRFGTRVLSDLLQNY; from the coding sequence ATGAGCACTCAGGAATCCGTCACCCCCTCCCAGGGGACATCTCCGGCCGAAGCGGAAGTGGTGGACATCTGCCGCGAACTCATCCGCTTCGACACCACCAACTTCGGTGACAACCAAGGACCCGGAGAACGGAAGGCCGCCGAGTACGTGGCGGGCCTCATGGCCGAGGTGGGTCTGGAGCCGGAGATCTTCGAGTCCGCGCCCGGCCGCGCCAGCGTCGTGACCCGGATGGAGGGCCAGGATCCCAGCGCGAGTGCGCTGGTGGTGCATGGCCACCTCGACGTCGTGCCGGCCCTGCGGGAGCAGTGGAGTGTCGATCCCTTCGCCGCCGAAGTGAAGGACGGCATGATCTGGGGCCGAGGCGCCGTGGACATGAAGGATATGGACGCCATGATCCTGGCGACTCTCCGTGACTTCGCACGGCGGGGGATCAAGCCGAAGCGTGACCTCGTGTTCGCGTTCTTCGCCGACGAGGAGGCCGGCGGGGACTACGGCGCCCGCTATGCCGTGGACAAGCGTCCCGAATTGTTCGACGGCGCCACCGAGGCCATCTCCGAAGTCGGCGGCTTCTCGTCCACGATCGGTGGCAAGCGCGCGTACCTCCTGCAGACGGCGGAGAAGGGCCTGTCCTGGCTGCGCCTGGTCGCGCACGGCCGCGCGGGCCACGGCTCGCAGATCAACACGGACAACGCCGTGACGCGGCTCGCGGCCGCCGTCGCGCGCATCGGCCAGCATGAGTGGCCCATCGAACTCACGCCCACCACCCGGCAGTTCCTGGACGGCGTCACCGAGCTGACCGGCGTGGAATTCGATCCGGACAACCCGGAGATCATCCTCAAGGAACTCGGCACCGTGGCGCGCTTCGTCGGCGCCACGCTGCAGAACACGTCCAACCCCACGCTGCTCAGCGGCGGGTACAAGCACAACGTCATCCCGGAGACGGCCGAGGCGCTCGTGGACTGCCGCACGCTGCCGGGCCAGCAGGAGCAGGTCTTCGAGACCATCCGCCAGCTCGCCGGCGAGGGCATCGAACTCAGCTACGTGAACAAGGACGTGTCCCTGGAGGTGCCGTTCGCGGGCAATCTCGTGGACGCCATGGTCGATTCCCTCAAGCGCCACGACCCCGAGGCGACGGTCCTCCCGTACACGCTCTCGGGCGGCACGGACAACAAGTCGCTGAGCCAGCTCGGGATCACCGGCTACGGCTTCGCGCCCCTGCAGCTGCCGGATGAGCTCGACTTCACCGGCATGTTCCACGGTGTCGACGAGCGGGTCCCGCTGGACTCCCTGCGCTTCGGCACACGCGTCCTGTCCGATCTGCTCCAGAACTACTGA
- a CDS encoding DUF5703 family protein, whose protein sequence is MKEQILPRSVEQRLYQGQNYEYMVISVERDESLPEARRRVLEHSEYGKWELHRSVLYLGGHRRYWMRRKVMNVARTI, encoded by the coding sequence ATGAAGGAACAGATTCTGCCGCGGTCCGTGGAACAACGTCTGTACCAGGGCCAGAATTACGAGTACATGGTCATCAGCGTCGAGCGCGACGAATCGCTGCCCGAAGCGCGACGGCGCGTGCTGGAGCACAGCGAATACGGCAAATGGGAACTTCACCGCTCCGTCCTCTACCTGGGCGGTCATCGGCGCTACTGGATGCGGCGCAAGGTCATGAACGTCGCGCGGACGATCTGA
- a CDS encoding undecaprenyl-diphosphate phosphatase, giving the protein MNWIEAILLGLVQGLTEFLPISSSAHLRILGEFLPNASDPGAAFTAITQLGTETAVLLFFWKDIVRIVKAWFGSLRGSVSRDDPDARMGWLVILGSIPIVVLGILLQDYIEHTFRSLWIVATTLIVFGMILAVADVFGKQERQLKDLTVKHGILYGFAQALALIPGVSRSGGTITAGLFMGYTREAAARYSFLLAIPAVFGSGFYQLFKVLKGSEAAGPYGLGETALATLIAFAVGYVIIGWFLKFISSRGYQAFVWYRIGLGAALYLLLGFGVIPA; this is encoded by the coding sequence ATGAATTGGATCGAAGCCATACTTCTCGGCCTGGTACAGGGCCTGACCGAGTTCCTCCCCATTTCATCCAGCGCTCATCTGCGCATCCTGGGGGAGTTCCTGCCGAATGCCTCCGATCCCGGGGCGGCCTTCACCGCCATCACCCAGCTCGGCACCGAGACCGCCGTCCTGCTCTTCTTCTGGAAGGACATCGTCAGGATCGTCAAAGCGTGGTTCGGATCGCTGCGCGGCAGCGTGTCCCGCGATGATCCGGACGCCCGCATGGGCTGGCTCGTGATCCTGGGCAGCATCCCGATCGTCGTGCTCGGCATCCTGCTGCAGGACTACATCGAGCACACGTTCCGTTCCCTCTGGATCGTCGCCACCACGCTGATCGTCTTCGGCATGATCCTGGCCGTGGCCGACGTCTTCGGCAAGCAGGAACGCCAGCTCAAGGACCTGACCGTCAAGCACGGCATCCTGTACGGCTTCGCCCAGGCCCTCGCCCTCATCCCGGGCGTGTCCCGCTCGGGCGGCACCATCACGGCCGGTCTCTTCATGGGCTACACCCGTGAGGCTGCGGCCCGGTACTCCTTCCTCCTGGCCATCCCCGCCGTCTTCGGCTCCGGGTTCTACCAGCTCTTCAAGGTCCTCAAAGGCTCCGAGGCCGCCGGCCCGTACGGGCTGGGGGAGACCGCCCTGGCGACCCTGATCGCCTTCGCGGTCGGCTACGTGATCATCGGTTGGTTCCTCAAGTTCATCTCCAGCCGCGGGTACCAGGCGTTCGTCTGGTACCGGATCGGACTCGGCGCCGCGCTGTACCTGCTGCTCGGATTCGGGGTCATCCCCGCCTGA
- the mshC gene encoding cysteine--1-D-myo-inosityl 2-amino-2-deoxy-alpha-D-glucopyranoside ligase, giving the protein MKSWKTRPVPELPGTMPPLRIYDTSRGDFATIQPQAEQSMYVCGITPYDATHMGHAATYLAFDLLNRAWRDAGSRVDYVQNVTDVDDPLLERATATGQDWRELAVDQTSLFHEDMEALNVVAPAHYVGAVEAIPWIVPEIERLVASGLAYRVPGTNGEPDGDVYYDVAAADAEGQNVEAWELGAVSGLSEEEMLPLFAERGGDPDRPGKRNRLDPLLWRVARDGEPCWDGGSLGRGRPGWHIECTVIAQRFLPSPFTVQAGGSDLIFPHHEMGAGHWYSLTGEPMAKHYAHTGMVGLDGEKMSKSRGNLVLVSALRRQGVEPAVIRSAVLANHYRTDWFWTDELLQEAERRVARWREALEHAPEGSAGPLLAALRERLADDLDAPGALRALDTWADAALATGGTASVPDASLVSDSVNALLGVEL; this is encoded by the coding sequence GTGAAATCGTGGAAGACGCGCCCTGTCCCTGAACTGCCCGGAACCATGCCGCCGCTCAGGATTTACGACACCTCGCGCGGTGACTTCGCCACCATCCAGCCGCAGGCCGAACAGTCCATGTACGTCTGCGGGATCACCCCTTATGACGCGACCCATATGGGTCATGCGGCGACATATCTGGCCTTCGATCTGCTCAATCGCGCCTGGCGCGACGCCGGCAGCCGGGTCGACTACGTGCAGAACGTGACGGACGTGGACGACCCGCTCCTGGAGCGCGCGACCGCGACCGGCCAGGACTGGCGCGAGCTGGCGGTCGATCAGACGAGCCTCTTCCATGAGGACATGGAAGCGCTCAATGTCGTGGCGCCTGCGCACTACGTCGGCGCCGTCGAGGCGATCCCGTGGATCGTCCCCGAGATCGAGCGCCTCGTGGCCTCGGGCCTGGCGTACCGTGTGCCAGGGACGAACGGCGAGCCCGACGGCGATGTGTACTACGACGTCGCCGCGGCCGACGCCGAGGGCCAGAACGTCGAAGCCTGGGAACTGGGCGCCGTCTCCGGGCTGAGCGAGGAGGAGATGCTTCCCCTCTTCGCCGAGCGCGGCGGAGATCCCGACCGCCCCGGCAAGCGCAACCGGCTTGACCCGCTCCTCTGGCGCGTCGCCCGCGACGGTGAGCCCTGCTGGGACGGCGGCTCGCTGGGCCGGGGCCGTCCCGGCTGGCACATCGAATGCACCGTGATCGCCCAGCGCTTCCTGCCGTCGCCGTTCACGGTCCAGGCCGGCGGTTCGGACCTGATCTTCCCGCACCACGAGATGGGCGCCGGACACTGGTACTCCCTCACGGGCGAGCCCATGGCGAAGCACTACGCCCACACGGGCATGGTGGGCCTGGACGGCGAGAAGATGAGCAAGTCACGCGGCAACCTGGTCCTGGTCTCGGCGCTGCGCCGTCAGGGCGTCGAGCCCGCGGTCATCCGCAGCGCCGTTCTGGCGAACCACTACCGCACCGACTGGTTCTGGACCGACGAGCTCCTCCAGGAGGCGGAGCGTCGCGTGGCCCGCTGGCGGGAAGCCCTGGAGCATGCTCCGGAGGGTTCCGCCGGTCCGCTCCTGGCGGCGCTGCGGGAGCGGCTCGCCGACGATCTGGATGCACCGGGCGCGCTGCGGGCCCTGGACACGTGGGCGGACGCCGCACTCGCCACGGGTGGGACCGCCAGCGTGCCGGACGCCAGCCTCGTCTCCGACTCCGTCAACGCCCTCCTCGGCGTGGAGCTCTGA
- a CDS encoding PAC2 family protein: MENFDDPETLQDEAFLPLHQGGKRSTVLIAAFEGWNDAGEAASDTIKFLSKAWHARKVSVLEPDDYYDFQFTRPTVRTTGSGERRLRWPGTRIHQASIPGVPVDVVLVSGVEPSYRWRAFTAEILAQAEELGVDRVVLLGALLADVPHTRPLPVTVTTDDRALQERLNLEPSTYQGPTGIVGVFGELARLAGLPAISLWATVPHYVAQSPSPKAQLALLHRIEELLQIPLDPGDLVEDAEAWERGVDELSAEDPDIAGYVRQLEEATDTAELPEASGESIAREFERYLRRRGKGNGHPHADPS; encoded by the coding sequence ATGGAGAACTTCGACGACCCCGAGACTCTGCAGGACGAGGCGTTCCTTCCCCTGCACCAGGGCGGGAAGCGCAGCACGGTTCTCATTGCGGCCTTCGAGGGGTGGAATGACGCCGGTGAAGCTGCGAGCGACACCATCAAATTCCTGAGCAAGGCGTGGCATGCCCGGAAGGTGTCCGTCCTGGAGCCCGACGACTATTACGACTTCCAGTTCACCCGGCCCACAGTGCGCACCACAGGCTCCGGGGAGCGGCGGCTGCGCTGGCCGGGCACTCGGATCCATCAGGCGAGCATCCCCGGCGTGCCGGTGGACGTCGTCCTGGTCAGCGGTGTGGAACCGTCCTACCGCTGGCGCGCGTTCACCGCGGAGATCCTGGCCCAGGCCGAGGAACTCGGGGTGGACCGCGTGGTCCTGCTGGGTGCGCTCCTGGCGGACGTCCCCCACACACGGCCCCTCCCCGTCACCGTGACGACCGATGACCGGGCCCTCCAGGAACGTCTGAACCTCGAACCGTCCACCTACCAGGGCCCCACCGGTATCGTGGGAGTCTTCGGCGAACTCGCGCGGCTCGCGGGGCTTCCGGCCATCTCCCTGTGGGCGACCGTTCCTCACTACGTGGCCCAGTCCCCCTCGCCGAAGGCACAGCTCGCGCTGCTGCACCGGATCGAGGAGCTGCTCCAGATCCCCCTTGATCCGGGCGATCTGGTCGAGGACGCCGAGGCCTGGGAACGCGGCGTGGACGAGCTGTCCGCCGAGGACCCCGACATCGCGGGCTACGTCCGCCAGCTGGAGGAGGCCACCGACACGGCCGAGCTTCCGGAGGCTTCCGGCGAGTCGATCGCCCGGGAGTTCGAGCGGTACCTGCGGCGTCGCGGCAAAGGCAACGGCCACCCGCACGCCGATCCTTCCTGA
- a CDS encoding HAD family hydrolase, translating to MLSPAPLSSGDRRPDAPLRAVLWDMDGTLVDTEPYWIAAEHELVESFGGTWSHAQAIQLVGQALDRSARILQAAGVRMPERQIISTLSTRVMERIEEAVPWRPGAQEMLESLTANGVRCALVTMSERPLASLVVEKLPQKYFEFLVTGDDVTNGKPDPEAYLQAMATMQSTESALRVENFVALEDSVPGVGAALASGAVTIGIPHTVPLPEFPGRFTRWDTLAQKDYHAIQRILDGHWAGTPSGLDPEDGKVSA from the coding sequence ATGTTGTCTCCAGCGCCTCTCTCGTCCGGTGATCGCCGTCCTGATGCCCCTTTGCGGGCCGTGCTGTGGGACATGGACGGGACTCTGGTGGACACGGAGCCGTACTGGATCGCGGCCGAACATGAACTCGTGGAGAGCTTCGGAGGCACGTGGAGCCATGCTCAGGCGATCCAGTTGGTGGGCCAGGCCCTGGACCGCAGCGCCCGCATCCTGCAGGCCGCCGGTGTCCGGATGCCCGAACGCCAGATCATCTCCACGCTCTCGACCCGCGTCATGGAACGCATCGAAGAAGCGGTCCCGTGGCGGCCCGGGGCCCAGGAGATGCTCGAGTCGCTGACGGCGAACGGGGTGCGCTGCGCTCTCGTCACGATGAGTGAACGCCCCCTGGCCAGCCTCGTGGTGGAGAAACTGCCGCAGAAGTACTTCGAATTCCTGGTCACCGGTGACGACGTGACGAACGGCAAGCCCGATCCCGAGGCGTACCTCCAGGCCATGGCGACCATGCAGTCCACCGAATCCGCCTTGCGGGTGGAGAACTTCGTGGCCCTGGAGGACTCCGTCCCGGGCGTGGGCGCGGCGCTGGCGTCCGGCGCCGTGACCATCGGCATCCCGCACACCGTGCCCCTTCCGGAGTTCCCCGGCCGTTTCACCCGCTGGGACACGCTGGCGCAGAAGGATTACCACGCGATACAGCGCATTCTCGACGGGCACTGGGCCGGCACTCCGTCAGGACTCGATCCCGAAGACGGGAAGGTCAGCGCGTGA
- a CDS encoding site-2 protease family protein → MSSVTSRDGLRLGRLWGIPIYLAYSWFIIAAFTVVTFGPMLAGSQPALGFGAYVVAFMYAVLLLLSVLAHELAHALTAMIFGWASEKIVLNLWGGHTQFTEFKATPWRSVLVAFAGPVANFVLAGLGWLAATLTQPDGVAGILLWIFTWANFVIAIFNVLPGLPLDGGRLVETIVWTSTGNREKGTIAAGWAGRIIVVLIVLYFIVRPFLLGEGLDFKFAIITLLVAGFLWMGASEAIRVARMRGRLPAIHAAQLAEPAYGVPQDLPVAQLFSVARPGTAFVVIAPDGSPQAVVDPSAVAAVPAGLLPTTPVSAVSVPLAPGAYVPDHAAGKELIDYLSALDGNQYAVVDSQGRVTGLLRQATVVAALTGRPEGPGRAGTH, encoded by the coding sequence GTGAGCTCTGTGACCAGCCGGGATGGGCTGCGGCTCGGCCGACTCTGGGGCATCCCCATCTACCTGGCGTACTCGTGGTTCATCATCGCGGCCTTCACCGTGGTGACGTTCGGCCCGATGCTCGCTGGTTCGCAGCCGGCCCTGGGATTCGGCGCCTATGTCGTCGCCTTCATGTACGCGGTCCTGTTGCTGCTCTCCGTCCTGGCGCACGAACTCGCCCATGCGCTGACCGCCATGATCTTCGGCTGGGCGTCGGAGAAGATCGTGCTCAACCTCTGGGGCGGGCACACCCAGTTCACCGAGTTCAAGGCGACGCCGTGGCGTTCCGTCCTGGTCGCGTTCGCCGGGCCGGTGGCCAACTTCGTCCTGGCGGGCCTCGGCTGGCTCGCCGCCACGCTGACGCAGCCCGACGGGGTGGCGGGGATCCTCCTCTGGATCTTCACCTGGGCGAACTTCGTCATCGCGATCTTCAACGTCCTGCCCGGCCTGCCGCTCGACGGCGGCCGTCTCGTGGAGACGATCGTCTGGACCAGCACCGGGAACCGCGAGAAGGGCACCATCGCCGCGGGCTGGGCCGGACGGATCATCGTCGTCCTGATCGTGCTCTACTTCATCGTCCGCCCGTTCCTGCTGGGGGAGGGCCTCGACTTCAAGTTCGCCATCATCACGCTGCTCGTCGCCGGATTCCTCTGGATGGGGGCGAGCGAGGCGATCCGCGTCGCCCGCATGCGCGGCAGGCTCCCCGCCATCCATGCTGCGCAACTGGCCGAACCGGCCTACGGTGTCCCGCAGGACCTCCCGGTGGCACAGCTCTTCTCCGTGGCACGGCCGGGCACCGCCTTCGTGGTCATCGCGCCGGACGGCAGCCCGCAGGCCGTCGTCGACCCCTCCGCCGTCGCCGCGGTGCCCGCCGGCCTCCTTCCGACGACGCCGGTCTCCGCGGTCAGCGTGCCCTTGGCCCCCGGCGCCTACGTGCCGGACCACGCCGCAGGCAAGGAGCTGATCGACTACCTGTCGGCCCTGGACGGCAACCAGTACGCCGTCGTCGACTCCCAGGGCCGCGTGACCGGCCTTCTGCGCCAGGCGACGGTCGTGGCAGCCCTGACAGGACGACCGGAAGGCCCCGGCCGAGCCGGGACCCACTGA
- a CDS encoding tRNA (adenine-N1)-methyltransferase — protein sequence MSNQETPQATPAEGRQAVGAARRRGPFRVGERVQLTDEKGRMNTITLERGGAFHTHRGFLNHDDLIGQPDGSVAVNNIGQQYQALRPLLSDFVLSMPRGAAVVYPKDAGQIVTMADIFPGARVVEAGVGSGALSISLLRAVGDMGYLHSFERREEFADIARGNVETIFGGPHPAWQISLGDFQDEVVKAEAPGSVDRVVLDMLAPWECLDAVATVLAPGGVWINYVATATQLSRTAEAIRADGRFTEPDAWESMVRGWHLEGLAVRPNHRMVGHTGFLLVTRRLADGVDGLALKKRAKTEFTEEDMNAWTPASVGERPYSDRKLRRAARDAMAGTQVEDPEEPTAGE from the coding sequence ATGAGCAACCAGGAAACCCCCCAGGCCACCCCCGCGGAAGGCCGCCAGGCGGTCGGCGCCGCTCGACGCCGCGGGCCGTTCCGGGTGGGCGAGCGGGTTCAGCTCACCGATGAGAAGGGGCGGATGAACACCATCACCCTCGAACGGGGCGGGGCGTTCCACACCCACCGCGGCTTCCTCAACCACGACGATCTGATCGGGCAGCCCGACGGCAGTGTCGCCGTGAACAACATCGGCCAGCAGTACCAGGCGCTCCGTCCGCTGCTGAGCGACTTCGTCCTCTCGATGCCGCGTGGCGCGGCGGTGGTCTACCCGAAGGACGCCGGCCAGATCGTGACCATGGCGGACATCTTCCCGGGCGCCCGCGTCGTCGAAGCGGGAGTCGGCTCCGGCGCGCTGTCCATCTCCCTGCTCCGCGCCGTCGGCGACATGGGCTACCTCCACTCGTTCGAGCGGCGCGAGGAGTTCGCCGACATCGCCCGTGGCAACGTCGAGACCATCTTCGGCGGCCCACACCCGGCCTGGCAGATCAGTCTGGGCGACTTCCAGGACGAGGTCGTCAAGGCGGAGGCGCCCGGCAGCGTCGACCGCGTGGTTCTGGACATGCTCGCCCCGTGGGAGTGCCTCGACGCCGTGGCCACGGTGCTGGCTCCTGGCGGTGTCTGGATCAACTACGTCGCCACCGCGACCCAGCTGTCCCGCACGGCCGAGGCCATCCGCGCCGACGGCCGCTTCACGGAGCCCGATGCGTGGGAGTCCATGGTCCGCGGCTGGCACCTCGAAGGCCTGGCCGTCCGCCCGAATCACCGCATGGTGGGGCACACCGGCTTCCTGCTGGTCACGCGCCGTCTGGCGGACGGCGTCGACGGCCTGGCGCTGAAGAAGCGCGCCAAGACGGAATTCACCGAAGAGGACATGAACGCCTGGACCCCGGCCAGCGTGGGGGAGCGTCCGTACTCGGACCGCAAGCTCCGCCGTGCCGCCCGTGACGCCATGGCAGGCACCCAGGTGGAGGATCCCGAAGAGCCGACCGCAGGGGAGTAA
- the arc gene encoding proteasome ATPase produces MSEDTLGTNGDAANEARNNAAHQSIAERQINVLRDKLRNVDRQLSSATQNNSRLVGMLETAKTEIQRLKAALEQEGQPPYSFATIAQLNHRKEPVPGASANAAVEESVDVFNGGRKMRVGISPLVNIHQLAVGQEVLLNEALVVIAGLGFEQAGEVVTVKELIGHDRVLVVGRTDDERVIRLSGPLRHRGVRVGDAVSVDGRTGFALEKVDRSEVETLVLEDVPDISYEDIGGLGPQIEQIRDAVELPFLHPGLYREHGLKAPKGILLYGPPGCGKTLIAKAVANSLAARAAERSGAAELKSYFLNIKGPELLDKYVGETERHIRLIFARAREKASDGSPVVVFFDEMDSLFRTRGTGVSSDVETTIVPQLLSEIDGVERLDNVIVIGASNREDMIDPAILRPGRLDVKVKIQRPDAEAAADIFAKYITTELPLHPQDVAEHGGDQAATVRGMIQRTVESMYSTDKSNEYLEVTYANGDSEILYFKDFNSGAVIQNVVDRAKKYAIKDLLTSGEKGLRIDHLLRAVTDEFREHEDMPNTTNPDDWARISGKKGERITYIRTIVQGKGGQEPGKSLETATNTGQYL; encoded by the coding sequence ATGAGCGAGGACACACTGGGCACCAACGGTGACGCCGCGAACGAGGCGCGGAACAACGCTGCCCACCAGAGCATTGCCGAACGGCAGATCAACGTGCTGCGGGACAAACTCCGCAATGTGGACCGCCAGCTCTCCTCCGCGACCCAGAACAACTCGCGGCTGGTCGGCATGCTCGAGACCGCCAAGACCGAGATCCAGCGGCTCAAGGCCGCGCTGGAGCAGGAAGGGCAGCCGCCCTACAGCTTCGCCACGATCGCACAGCTGAACCACCGCAAGGAACCCGTCCCGGGCGCCAGTGCCAACGCCGCCGTGGAGGAGTCCGTGGACGTCTTCAACGGCGGGCGGAAGATGCGTGTGGGGATCAGCCCCCTGGTCAACATCCACCAGCTCGCCGTCGGCCAGGAAGTGCTGCTGAACGAGGCCCTCGTGGTGATCGCAGGACTGGGTTTCGAGCAGGCCGGCGAAGTGGTCACCGTCAAGGAACTGATCGGTCACGACCGCGTGCTGGTCGTCGGCCGCACCGATGACGAGCGGGTCATCCGCCTCTCGGGTCCGCTGCGCCACCGGGGCGTGCGGGTCGGTGACGCGGTGTCCGTGGACGGGCGCACCGGTTTCGCTCTGGAGAAGGTCGACCGCAGCGAGGTCGAGACCCTGGTCCTGGAAGACGTGCCGGACATCAGCTACGAGGACATCGGCGGCCTGGGCCCTCAGATCGAACAGATCAGGGACGCCGTGGAGCTCCCGTTCCTGCACCCGGGCCTCTACCGCGAGCACGGGCTCAAGGCGCCCAAGGGCATCCTCCTGTACGGCCCTCCGGGCTGTGGCAAGACCTTGATCGCCAAGGCCGTCGCCAATTCCCTGGCAGCCCGCGCCGCGGAGCGTTCCGGCGCGGCCGAGCTGAAGAGCTACTTCCTGAACATCAAGGGTCCGGAGCTGCTGGACAAGTACGTGGGTGAGACCGAACGGCACATCCGCCTGATCTTCGCCCGCGCCCGGGAGAAGGCCAGCGACGGCAGCCCCGTGGTGGTCTTCTTCGACGAGATGGACTCGCTGTTCCGCACCCGCGGCACGGGTGTCTCCTCCGATGTCGAGACGACGATCGTGCCTCAGCTCCTCAGCGAGATCGACGGCGTCGAGCGTCTGGACAATGTGATCGTGATCGGCGCGTCCAACCGCGAGGACATGATCGATCCCGCCATCCTCCGCCCCGGACGCCTCGATGTGAAGGTCAAGATCCAGCGCCCGGACGCCGAAGCGGCCGCGGACATCTTTGCGAAGTACATCACCACCGAGCTGCCCCTGCACCCGCAGGACGTGGCGGAACACGGCGGGGACCAGGCCGCCACGGTCCGCGGCATGATCCAGCGCACCGTGGAGTCCATGTACTCGACGGACAAGTCCAATGAGTACCTCGAGGTCACCTACGCCAACGGTGACAGCGAGATCCTCTACTTCAAGGACTTCAACTCCGGCGCCGTCATCCAGAACGTGGTGGACCGCGCGAAGAAGTACGCCATCAAGGACCTCCTCACGAGCGGCGAGAAGGGCCTGCGCATCGACCACCTGCTGCGGGCCGTCACCGACGAGTTCCGGGAGCACGAGGACATGCCGAACACCACCAACCCGGACGACTGGGCCCGGATCTCCGGCAAGAAGGGTGAGCGGATCACCTACATCCGGACGATCGTCCAGGGCAAGGGCGGGCAGGAGCCCGGCAAGAGCCTGGAGACCGCCACCAACACGGGACAGTATCTGTGA